Proteins from a genomic interval of Atribacterota bacterium:
- a CDS encoding sugar ABC transporter ATP-binding protein: protein MNTVLVEMRGIVKKFPGVIALDHVNFDLRKGEVHVLLGENGAGKSTLIKVLSGAYPADEGEIFIEGELVHITSPHIALNRGLRFIYQEPSLVFDLDVARNIFLGIEPVQGGFLNLSLLYRMTEELLQKMQIDLNPRKIVRYLSVTEQKMVEIARALATQAKAIILDEPTDVLESYAREKLFTIIRNLKQKGVGFVYISHRYAEVYEIGDRVTILRDGKSVGTFEIKSISFETMIEKMVGRTLEKRHVALSPPQEKEALRLENVSRGEILRNITITVKKGEIVSVTGLMGAGKTELAETIFGIHPKTGGTIYIDGEQREIQSPDQAIRWNVAFLPEDRKTKGLILDQAVRDNYGLPNVNRLSRLGFIRFQSMNQETERFIKELRIKTPHRYTLAGQLSGGNQQKLVLAKWLGMNPKVLLLDEPTRGIDVLGRREIYRIVAELAAMGTAVLLFTSDYSEALELSHRILVMRRGEICQEFLRGEVTEDAILKAAIGEVKCIL, encoded by the coding sequence ATGAACACCGTGCTCGTAGAAATGCGAGGGATTGTAAAAAAGTTCCCTGGAGTGATTGCCCTAGACCATGTCAACTTTGATTTGAGAAAAGGCGAAGTTCATGTCCTTTTAGGAGAGAATGGAGCTGGGAAGAGCACACTCATTAAGGTTCTGAGCGGCGCTTACCCTGCAGATGAAGGAGAAATTTTCATCGAGGGTGAATTAGTTCACATTACTTCCCCACACATAGCCCTTAACCGAGGCTTACGTTTCATTTACCAAGAACCGAGCCTCGTTTTTGACCTTGATGTCGCCCGCAATATTTTCTTAGGTATTGAGCCGGTTCAAGGTGGATTTCTCAATCTTTCTCTTCTATATAGGATGACCGAGGAGCTTCTGCAGAAAATGCAGATTGACCTCAATCCCCGAAAGATAGTACGATACCTGAGCGTTACAGAGCAAAAGATGGTGGAGATTGCACGGGCTCTGGCTACTCAAGCAAAAGCAATTATACTCGATGAACCAACCGATGTTCTAGAAAGTTACGCTCGAGAGAAGCTTTTTACCATCATACGTAACCTAAAACAGAAGGGAGTCGGCTTCGTTTACATTTCCCACCGATATGCTGAGGTTTATGAAATTGGGGATCGAGTGACCATCCTTCGAGATGGAAAAAGTGTAGGAACTTTCGAGATTAAATCGATTTCCTTTGAAACCATGATCGAAAAAATGGTGGGAAGGACTTTAGAAAAAAGGCATGTAGCGCTCTCTCCACCTCAAGAAAAGGAAGCCCTGCGTCTTGAGAACGTCTCTCGAGGAGAGATTCTCAGAAACATCACCATCACAGTCAAAAAGGGTGAGATTGTGAGTGTTACTGGTCTTATGGGGGCCGGAAAGACAGAACTGGCTGAAACCATCTTTGGAATTCATCCCAAAACTGGAGGTACCATTTACATAGATGGAGAACAAAGGGAAATCCAGAGTCCAGACCAGGCTATCCGTTGGAACGTTGCTTTTCTTCCTGAAGACCGAAAAACGAAAGGACTCATCCTGGATCAGGCAGTACGTGATAACTATGGGCTTCCTAATGTAAACCGTCTGAGCCGTCTCGGTTTTATTCGCTTCCAAAGCATGAATCAGGAAACTGAACGGTTCATCAAAGAATTGCGCATCAAGACACCACACCGGTATACTCTCGCGGGACAACTCTCCGGAGGAAACCAACAGAAGCTTGTTCTTGCTAAATGGCTGGGTATGAACCCCAAGGTCCTTCTCCTTGACGAACCCACTCGAGGAATTGACGTTCTGGGAAGAAGAGAAATATACCGGATTGTTGCCGAGCTAGCAGCAATGGGTACCGCTGTTCTTCTCTTCACCT